In Etheostoma cragini isolate CJK2018 chromosome 15, CSU_Ecrag_1.0, whole genome shotgun sequence, the DNA window TGATCCAGTGAATGAACTTGCTGAAGGTGAACACTCAGAGAAGAATGATGACAACACAGGAGGGGAGTCTGAAATCATGTCTGTACTATCCTCAAACAATGAGAAAGGTAATAGTTTATTGAAAAAGTAGTATCtctattttatgtatttttaaatcttgTGAAACAGCGAACTTTGTAAATATACAAGTAATTGTTGCAGAGAATAATCAGGAAAAGTTAACTGATCTTAACACTTTGTATgaaatgtatttcatgtttGATCCTGGTATCTGCTTATTCTTTCATCATTCTGCAGTAAACGAGCTCGAGGAGAATGCAGCTAATTCCGTTGTAAAGGTGAGAATTTTTGGTCCTTAACAGTCATTGTCATAcagcaatgtttctttttttaatgctctttATTTTTCAGGTCAATTTTAGCTGAATTATTGGAGCtatttaattaactaattaattaaagtTTAACTCCATGATCTGTCTAGACACATCGATCAGTTAAGAACACTTTGTTTTGTGGTCTTGTTGTAGTCTAAACAGGTataccactgtttttttttctgttcatgGTCCTAATCTCCATGGTTCTAATAAACTAATGTTAAAGGGGATTATTTGTTCCCTTAGTGCAATCCAATGGATGTACATGGTGATGTTGAACAATCACATCAAACAAAGAATGATGACAACATTACAGTAAGAGGATCGGAAATCATGCCTGTACAAAGTGCAACTGATGAAGGTAACATTgtaataaatacttaaatagtGCAATAACATGtataaattaagaaataaaCTAGTTAGGCTTATaccattaaaacatttgttacAGTGAACATTATTAGAATTTGcacttaccttttttttaatacagtttaTCATTTTGCTGCAGGTAGCTCAGATAAGAATACAAGCGGGAACAAGGAGGTAAGGATACTGAAATCACAAGACCCTAAAGACTGTTTACTTTATATCCCATTGTGTTGCATGTTAATAATTTGCATATAGTACAtgtttatttacttatttacagcAGTCAATGGAGATTTCTGAAGAGATCAACAGGAAGAAACAATatcaaagaaaaactgaaacactgcTCAGCAGACTTCACCTTCAGTACAAATATCAACAGAAGTTAACACCAGCAGATTTTCTTAAAATAGGTCCACCTGTAAAACAGGACAATGACACATCTGAGAAAGATCTTGCTCATACTTTTCTTCAGAGGTTGTTGATGTTAGATTACAGAGCCAGATATATTCCTGTAAAACAAGACAGTCCTGAGGTGAGCCTTTCAAAGCCTGATCTAGTGTTTGAGACAGACGATGATGACTTAGATGCTCTTTTGAGCAGCAGTGCAGACTCTGATCAATCAGAACAGACTAATGTGCATCCAATGGATGTTCAAATGGCCGTATTTCACTGCTCAGACCGCTTTTTTAAGCAGAACATGATTACAAAGCTATCACAATGTCAGTACGCCTTACCTTTGCTTGTTCCTGACCCAGTCACAATGGATATTGACTGTCCTCTGTGGACATTCAGACAATTAAGAAAAAGCTGGAAGATCAAAGATAATTCAAACATTGTCACCATGAAGAGTTCGCCCATCTGCAAAGCTAAGACACCCATGGTGTCATTTCTCCGCCTGGGTTCACTATCTCTGTCTAAATCTCAGCTGATGAACACTTTGATCAACGACCGTCACAACACCTTCTTCCACAGAAACTGTCCAGGTAGCACCAAGTCTCGTCATTTCATGGATGGTGTGGCAGAGATTGCCTGGTACTGCCCTGCTGGAAAACCCAATGATGAATTCACTGACTGTATTGCCTTCTGTAATCTCCATGGTGATGCCCTGTTGATGAAAAAACAGTGTGACATAGTGACTGAAAAATCTTCAGTCAATGTAGTTCTTGTTCCGAGTCTGGAAAAAGGTGACACACATTTTGGTCTTATCTCAGCCCTTTACAAGTCTCCCAAGCCTCTAATTATTCTGTTGGCTGATAATGATCGCGGAGCAGTTCAGgcaaaaaaaggtaaatacaaaATGGGTCTAAAGGACAGAAGCCAGTCTAATATTTCCAAagagctgaaaaaaataattggagACATTTTGTCTGGACCACATGCATCCTTCCAGCTTGAAACCATGACTGAGGTCTCTGGAATCAGAGTGGATGAAGATGACACAATTTGCCAAAAAGGGAAATTTAACGCAATGAAAATTGTGGGCTTGCTTCAGAAGACGGGTGTttcaaagataaaaaatgaattttttcCTTGTCAGGGCCACAAATGGCATAAGTGGTGCAGAATAAACAAAGAACTGCATCACCTCAAAGGACACATTGAGaaggaaaaatgtcaaaagcaaCAGGAACTGATGCAAATACGAAGAGATCGATGCGATGCTTCTTGTAGTGAACCAATGAAGTTGTTCATTGAAAGCCTCTCATCCTTACCATCAACAGACAAGGAGTATTTTCTGAAGTGGACTCAGATCTTAATAGATGCCCTCTCCACAGATGATCTTACTTCAATTCTCCAAAGCTATGATGAAAAGTGGTCTGAGGTCTTGGCTTTGAAGAAGAAGCATGACAAATCTGATGAGTTAAGAAGAAAGCACACTGAGCTTGATCGATTATCAACAAAACTACAGTCAGCTACTTTTGGCTTGGAGCACATCTTCAGAGAAATGGGACAGATCTATGAAGCACATGCATCTTTGCAAAAATTAACCAGTGAACAGACTGACTGGTCTAAATACCCTGAGCTGGCTGCAGAGCTGATGATATCAGGACACCCAATGGAGCTGATGGATGGTGATGCAGGTCATGTGCCTTTGACTTGGATCTGTAGTCTTTTAGATAACGTTATAAAGAAACTGGGTGACAagagagtttttgttttgtctgttctAGGCGTACAAAGCAGTGGAAAATCAACAATGCTGAATGCCATGTTTGGGTTACAGTTTGCAGTGAGTGCTGGCAGGTGCACCAAGGGTGCCTTCATGCAGCTGGTCAAAGTGTCAGAGGAGATCAAGACAGATTTTCAGTTTGACTATGTTCTAGTGGTGGACACTGAAGGACTGCGTGCTCTTGAGTTGGAAGGTAACGCCACCCTTCGCCATGACAATGAACTGGCAAcatttgttgttggtctgggAAACATGACATTGATCAACATCTTTGGAGAGAATCCAGCTGAGATGCAAGATGTTCTGCAGATTGTTGTTCATGCGTTCATGAGGATGAAGAAAGTTAAACTTTCTCcaagttgtgtgtttgttcaccAGAATGTTACAGATATTGCAGCTGCAGAGAAAAACATGGATGGAAAGAGACGGCTGCAAGAAAAACTAGACCAGATGACCCAACTAGCATCCAAAGAGGAGGTCTGTGATGCTGAGTGTTTCAGTGACGTCATTGCATTTGATGTGCAGAAAGATGTGAAGTACTTTGCCCAACTATGGGAGGGAAGTCCACCTATGGCTCCTCCAAATCCAGGTTACAGTGAGAGCATCCAAGAGCTGAAGACCTTCATCCTCTCTAAAGCTTCACAGTCTGCTGGGATTACTCTCTCACAGTTCAAAAGCAAAATTCATGACCTGTGGAATGCCCTGATGAACGAAaactttgttttcagtttcaaaaaCACACTTGAAATCGCAGTGTACAGAAAACTTGAGATCCAGTATGGGAACTGGACCTGGGCCCTGAGGAGCAACATGTTGACCATTGAGAACGGGCTTCATACCAGAATAGAAAATGGAAAACTTGACAAGGTAGAGCTCAATTATCTTCATAAAGAAATGAGCAAAACCTATGGAGAAATCAAAAAAGCAATGACAACATACTTTGATgatgacagagacaaagaaatgtTGGTTCAGTGGCGAGGAcgatttgaaaagaaaatcaaggaGTTTCTTGATGAACAAGTGAGAGGGGTTAAAAGAAAACTGGAGGATGTCATCCAGCAGAAGAATGCCTGTAAAAAGCTGGATGATAAGAAGACAGAGTTTGAGAACAAGTTGCTCCAAAAGAGCAAAGAGCTCGCTCATCAGTTAAAGGACAAGGCAAAAGATGAAGAGCAACTTAAGAAGCACTTCAACTCTGACTGGAGTGGCTGGGTTAAGGAACTAACTGCAGATACAAAACCTATTGAGGACATCAACTATGAAGAAGATCAGTCAACTATTCTTCAGGAGCTTGGTTTTGAATGGAGTCTAATAGATGAATCCAAAAGCAGTGGCAGATACACAGAAATATCACAGCTTGGTGATTATGATCATTATGTAACCCTCACAAAGCACAAAGAGCTCTGTGATACAAGCCAGCAATCACAAGGAGaggaaagggaaaacaaaaccaataagAACCAAAAAGGGCAAGGAAGTTATTCATTGTCATCTGCCTGgatgtctttaaaaacaatatttggaaTTGTGGCAACACCACAAGTTGAAAAACGTACATCAGGGAGATTTCTCCCATATGAAGAACAGCAACTGATCACATCCCTCATTGACGATGTTGAACAACAGACCATAGCCATGATTAAGAAGAAACCTGTGGCTACAAGAGGCTACAGTCTAACTTACTTGCAAGAAGTTGCCaacaatgtaaaagaaaaagtggcAGAATTTGAATCAAAGAGTAAATATGCTCTAAAGAAGGAGTTTACAGTTGATCTgatactgtttgtgtttcacagAGCAGAGAGTTGGCTTTCAGAGTCCCACAAGaaatttaaaggaaataatGATGCACTCAGTTACGTAGAAAGCAAGAAAATGCAATATTACAACATCTTCAGAAGTTTCTGCAAAGGAAACTCATCTGCTGTTGTGCTTGGAGAACTGATCTGTGAAAAACTGAAGGTTTCCATTGTTGAGGCTGTCTGTAACAAGACTGCAATTGATCTGGCTGGAGAAATGAGGTGCACTTTCCCAGCATTCAGTGGGAACAGGCTCAACTTGGAGAAACAGGTGTTAAAGTCACTGGCTGAGAAAGAAGACTTCGATGGTTTTATCACCTACATCCTTCACCCAAGGAACCAAGTAGAGACCTTTATAAAAGAGGAAGTACAGAAATACATCTTCACAGACAAAAAAGATAAAGCACGGAAAATACTcaagaaaaatgttgaagacaTCAAAAAACGTCTGAGTCAAGCTTTATATGATGCAACAGAGAAAGTCAAAAAACAGAGTGAAGACCCAGACATGTGGCTGAAGGAGTTTTCCAGTTTTCTCAAAGATCAGCTAACGTTCAACACCTTCTGTTGTCAAAACTTCAGTGACATAAACAATTTTGACTTTCTtaaagaggagacagagaaaggtcTTGTATCTGTCATAAAGGAAGTGAGCAAACTGTCACTGGATAAGATAAAGAAATTCAGGATGAAGCCTGATCAAATCCTCATCGATCAGCTGTGTAACTGTTGCTGGGTAACGTGTCCATTCTGTGCAGCTGTTTGTACCAACACCATAGCAGACCACAGCCCTGATAAACACAATGTCCCTTTCCATCGGCCCTCTGGGATTAAAGGATGGCACATTAGAGGCACGGTAGAACTGGTCACAGATTTCTGCACAACTTTAGTTGCAAGTGATAGACGTTTCTACCTTCGGTATGATTCAGATGTGACCGTTCCTTTTAAAGAATATCAAAAGGCCGGGGAGAAGTATGCTACATGGCAGATTACTCCTGATAAATCTAAGCTGATTTACTGGAAATGGTTTGTCTGTCGATTTCAAGAGCAACTAGAAAACCACTACACATTAAAATTCCAGGGAAGTGGAGAAATTCCCAGTGAGTGGAGAAACTACAGTAAACAAGAAGCTATTGAAAGTCTGGATGAAATGTACAATCTGTGAGTGAGCCAGAAACAACCAAGCTCTACTCAAAGTAACAGAAGCCCAAAGTTTATTTAGTCAAAATAGGagtttttgatttgattggagTGCAACAATAGCAATGATGATAATGTGATTCAAAATGACAGAGAAactgtataaaatgtaataactgttttgcaatgtgtttttttaagtagagATGGAGTTGCAGTATAACATTGAGTAGTAAGGATTCCAGAAAATGATTTTAATCAAAGGAGAACACCGTGTACGTGTCAATACAAATGGTATAGTCATTAAAGTGTCAGACagatcagattttatttttttataatttgaaatGTTCTTTGTTTTACAAGATGATAAACATGCAGGTAATTAGTATGTGAATATTAAAAGCAAATTGTTGAAAGAACAAATCAATAAGGTCTTTCAGTTATTGTCATGAACAGAGTTGTAACCTAGGATTTGACATtagtttttacctttttacttttatgtaaaaatcTCAAACACTTAACATGAAACTGTTCTTAGTTGTTCACCATTAAAAATGATCAGTGTGTAATATTAGTTATGAGATAATTTTATTCATGCATGACTTTTTCTTCTTACACTTGTTTAAAGATAAAAGAGCAAAGACACGTGTAGGATGTGGAGCTCAGACATGCTGTCCggtgtttatgtattttaattcattcagtGACATAATTgctcatttttgtgttttattttttcacagagGAAAAGAGATCTCATTAAAATGATAAGAAAAACTTGTCAAGGACACAAGTTTTGATAAACGTTGTATACAAATTTTCCATAATcgttttcttttcagttttgagGGGTTTTGAGACCATTTAAAGTATGAAACATAACTAATAGAAAGGGTGAAtgttttgaaattgaattgatgaAATGTTGTTGATTTAAAGTATgaaatcatatatatatatatatatatatatatatatatatacatatatatatatgtattaaatTTGTATTTGAGACGTTTTGCGTCAAAGGGAAAAAGTTGTGAGAAGTTGACgtatattgttaaaaaagaatgaaatcctTTTAATTTCGGTGTCAAAGTTTTAGCTTCTGTTGTCCAACTTCAGAACTTGTTTTTACAcaatcatttatcatttatcacatttttattttgtattacctactttgtttttctcaaagatTTCAATCAATGATGCTTAAAGTACTTGGTGTATTCaactattttttactttatctaATTTTAAATTATCTTATTACTGTTACttattacaaattattactAGTAGCATAttggaattgtttttgttgtttgctgttATTGCTACAGTACATTGATATCCATAATTACTTACAGAAATATCAAACTTTGTGACAAAGTCTTCTTTTACAGTAATAAACAGACCCATCTTAAAGTCATTGCAGTTTAACTCTTTTCTTTTCGTATTGAGTATTATGAGAAGACCAGATTTCCTTGACACAGTTAAAACATATGCCACATACTTAATctgattcattttatttatgtaatccCATTTTACAAATAGTGTTATTTAGTAGGTATTTATAGATTTGTCTAACGGTGCGTTCACACCGGCCGTGATGCCACAGTCAATGCAAGAGTCTTACAGCACACTgttgaatgaaataaaatgaattaaacaaGCCCTTTAGAGCTCCTGCTATTGTTGCCTCTCTAAATTAAACCTGTGAGGGCGGtattaagtaaaaatgtatgttttctgCTATTTAGTGTTGCTGTTTGGTCAATTAAAGACAGGGTTTAGACATTTATAAACATATTTCAGAACCACTACAACTAAAGAAAAAggtaattttttcaaaaaaactgtttcagatAGTTTTGCATTTCCCGCTTCTCAGGAGACATAATTACAGTAACAAGTGTTCAGTTTAACTACATCAAAAGCAAATAGGTTCATTTTAGATAAATGTCTCATAATTTACTCACATGTtccaaaacaaatctgaaagCAAACTGTTTGCTTACATAATGTTTATGGACAGTTTTAGTCTTGCTAATAATATCTTAGCATAAAGAAAATGGTGCCATCAGGCATAACATGGTAACATCAAGCACTTTGGTTAAGAATCTTAACTTATGTTGTAGTCATCTGCACACGCCAAACATCTGAAATGTTATATAAGTGAAATTTGGAATAAAAAGTAAGCTGGTTACGTGGAAATAGGGTTACTAATATTATAGTGTTTGGCAAATCAAAACAATTCTACCTTATCGGGCTAATTAACAGTCCCAAACTTACATAATGTCATTTAAACCAATTGAGGTTATTCTTACCTTAAGGCATGCGGACAGTGTCCTCTTCAGTCTTCGCTCCTCTCAGGGACGTAACATGAGCCAAACACAGGAGCCAGGAGCTTTCTTGAAAACTCAGACAATGTGGTCCTCATTTTATTCCCCGTGACACTGTCCTTGCATACCCGGCCCACCAGCAAACTTCAAAAACTCACCGGACATACACGTATCACACAACGTACTTTGTATTCAAAACAGAGGTCTTCAATGAAAAGGGACGAGTTTGTACCCTGTACTATCattagatacatttaaaaacaaacaggtaaAAATCATCTAACATGGGGTATCACCTTTGAttgaatataatatttaataactATATTGGAAAATATTGgaaatttgacaaacatttttttttaaacctttgcaCAACTATGACCGAAATTGGAgagcaagacatttaaaggAGTGGTTCTTTCCCTTCTCCTCACTCTTGACCAGGGGTGCAACTACCCAATGTCAGAGGGGTGTGCAGCAACaattttgccccccccccccaaaaaaaacaacaaaaaataagtgTGCATGTTAAActattttgatttgaaattagAAGTAATCAGACTTTATCTGTAAGCAACACTAACGTTAAAGagctaaatgaaacaaaagtgaGGAGGACTCGGAGCTTGAACTGGacatttagttttgtgtgttcTAATAGAAATCCTACCTCATCTCATCAGTGGTCTCATCtctacttttttaatttaattgtatacTGTTTAAtgatcactacacacaggcctgaaatacacacacatgctcacaggTTGCCCGTGTAgctgtgtaatttttttttacattttagttttttcaataATATTAAGAAATTAATCTGTTGGTATCAAGTGGCTCCCCCTACACTTCCTTCTAATGTGAGACTTACCTGTTGTCTTCCCCTGTCTTTCCTGATCCACCGTCCTCACACCTGAATGAAATGAACTCAATGTTAAACATAGCAGCCTAAATTCAATTCTTAATCAGCCTAGTGATGGCATCAGATAAGACAACTATTATGCAGTAAGGTTGTGCTGCTGTTGAAATTGCATTCgcattttggattttaaaaagtacaaatacagaAAGCCACTTAGCACAGATctttagagaaagagagagagagagagagagagagagagatagagagagagagagatgtgacccTGTAATTAGAGCTTCCATGTCCCAACAGATGTAACTATAGCCTGTATATCTAACAGCACAGCTAACATGAACAGCTAATGGTAAAACTAAATTTATCAATGAGTCCATGGTAAACCAGAGTTATTGCATGTGTTTTCCAGCTTCTTGTCATTAATTGTGCATGCTACCTTATATTTACCAGATGTTATTTTACCTTCATAAAATTGATATATGTCATTGGTACCATAGGGTTTAACCAAAATCTAAATGTAGCTATAAGCAACATTGGTTTGCATTAAGCTAGCCGTAAACCCCACTTTAGCTGCTAGTGTTAGCAAACACTAGCTAGTCTAACAGTCTGTTAAAGTGAATATTTGCTAGTCTCCAAGTTTGGTAGCAAATATGCATAATTCCATGGTAAACCAGTTATTGCATTAGTTATGTTTTCAAGATTATTGTACATGCTAACTtatattttccagttttcagCTCAGCAACCTCGGTTTTGCATATTCTAAGCTAGCTGCAAATCCCCATTTGGCTGCTACATTCCCAGTGTTAGcaaacgctagctagctagtctgttaacattaatatttgAAAGCCTCCATGCACATAGGTCACAATTTAAACCCTACCCGTTGCCTTTCACCATCCACTTACTTAACTGCTGTCATGACAtttccttttccctctttctttttctattttcagcCCCCGacagtttttttgctttaaCCACCCGCTCGCTCACGCTCACGCCCCCCCCCACGTCAACATTCTCTGGTGAGATTTTATGGGATTGAGCGCCTACTCCAGCCTGTTCCTCTAAAATATTACATAA includes these proteins:
- the LOC117957454 gene encoding interferon-induced very large GTPase 1-like isoform X2, yielding MEQDNDDNTAAGGGESETKSVSAANEKVIPKLTLVLIGDQNSIEIGSENILLDHDGQTNVEQFSTRLYDLCGRHISVINMLGLQNVDTFSLNQKIHAFLFLLTNGLHNNHYSSGLQWLEKAFGKGSLDYVMTVVTHKSGETCESALTDLRANSSLVEKRFHTCTRSMMDEREILALLEKIDIMVSENDHHCYNGVICDEKEEQKENKEQLDNKEETMDSSVFQQNQRVEELKNSAEVKCDPVNELAEGEHSEKNDDNTGGESEITSVSSANNEKGKADEVKDVSKESSSNETEGSMEESDVVKDTSQTSQTVSTATKELNELEENAAVIKCDPVNELAEGEHSEKNDDNTGGESEIMSVLSSNNEKVNELEENAANSVVKCNPMDVHGDVEQSHQTKNDDNITVRGSEIMPVQSATDEGSSDKNTSGNKEQSMEISEEINRKKQYQRKTETLLSRLHLQYKYQQKLTPADFLKIGPPVKQDNDTSEKDLAHTFLQRLLMLDYRARYIPVKQDSPEVSLSKPDLVFETDDDDLDALLSSSADSDQSEQTNVHPMDVQMAVFHCSDRFFKQNMITKLSQCQYALPLLVPDPVTMDIDCPLWTFRQLRKSWKIKDNSNIVTMKSSPICKAKTPMVSFLRLGSLSLSKSQLMNTLINDRHNTFFHRNCPGSTKSRHFMDGVAEIAWYCPAGKPNDEFTDCIAFCNLHGDALLMKKQCDIVTEKSSVNVVLVPSLEKGDTHFGLISALYKSPKPLIILLADNDRGAVQAKKGKYKMGLKDRSQSNISKELKKIIGDILSGPHASFQLETMTEVSGIRVDEDDTICQKGKFNAMKIVGLLQKTGVSKIKNEFFPCQGHKWHKWCRINKELHHLKGHIEKEKCQKQQELMQIRRDRCDASCSEPMKLFIESLSSLPSTDKEYFLKWTQILIDALSTDDLTSILQSYDEKWSEVLALKKKHDKSDELRRKHTELDRLSTKLQSATFGLEHIFREMGQIYEAHASLQKLTSEQTDWSKYPELAAELMISGHPMELMDGDAGHVPLTWICSLLDNVIKKLGDKRVFVLSVLGVQSSGKSTMLNAMFGLQFAVSAGRCTKGAFMQLVKVSEEIKTDFQFDYVLVVDTEGLRALELEGNATLRHDNELATFVVGLGNMTLINIFGENPAEMQDVLQIVVHAFMRMKKVKLSPSCVFVHQNVTDIAAAEKNMDGKRRLQEKLDQMTQLASKEEVCDAECFSDVIAFDVQKDVKYFAQLWEGSPPMAPPNPGYSESIQELKTFILSKASQSAGITLSQFKSKIHDLWNALMNENFVFSFKNTLEIAVYRKLEIQYGNWTWALRSNMLTIENGLHTRIENGKLDKVELNYLHKEMSKTYGEIKKAMTTYFDDDRDKEMLVQWRGRFEKKIKEFLDEQVRGVKRKLEDVIQQKNACKKLDDKKTEFENKLLQKSKELAHQLKDKAKDEEQLKKHFNSDWSGWVKELTADTKPIEDINYEEDQSTILQELGFEWSLIDESKSSGRYTEISQLGDYDHYVTLTKHKELCDTSQQSQGEERENKTNKNQKGQGSYSLSSAWMSLKTIFGIVATPQVEKRTSGRFLPYEEQQLITSLIDDVEQQTIAMIKKKPVATRGYSLTYLQEVANNVKEKVAEFESKSKYALKKEFTVDLILFVFHRAESWLSESHKKFKGNNDALSYVESKKMQYYNIFRSFCKGNSSAVVLGELICEKLKVSIVEAVCNKTAIDLAGEMRCTFPAFSGNRLNLEKQVLKSLAEKEDFDGFITYILHPRNQVETFIKEEVQKYIFTDKKDKARKILKKNVEDIKKRLSQALYDATEKVKKQSEDPDMWLKEFSSFLKDQLTFNTFCCQNFSDINNFDFLKEETEKGLVSVIKEVSKLSLDKIKKFRMKPDQILIDQLCNCCWVTCPFCAAVCTNTIADHSPDKHNVPFHRPSGIKGWHIRGTVELVTDFCTTLVASDRRFYLRYDSDVTVPFKEYQKAGEKYATWQITPDKSKLIYWKWFVCRFQEQLENHYTLKFQGSGEIPSEWRNYSKQEAIESLDEMYNL
- the LOC117957454 gene encoding interferon-induced very large GTPase 1-like isoform X4; amino-acid sequence: MEQDNDDNTAAGGGESETKSVSAANEKVIPKLTLVLIGDQNSIEIGSENILLDHDGQTNVEQFSTRLYDLCGRHISVINMLGLQNVDTFSLNQKIHAFLFLLTNGLHNNHYSSGLQWLEKAFGKGSLDYVMTVVTHKSGETCESALTDLRANSSLVEKRFHTCTRSMMDEREILALLEKIDIMVSENDHHCYNGVICDEKEEQKENKEQLDNKEETMDSSVFQQNQRVEELKNSAEVKCDPVNELAEGEHSEKNDDNTGGESEITSVSSANNEKVNELEENAANSVVKCNPMDVHGDVEQSHQTKNDDNITVRGSEIMPVQSATDEGSSDKNTSGNKEQSMEISEEINRKKQYQRKTETLLSRLHLQYKYQQKLTPADFLKIGPPVKQDNDTSEKDLAHTFLQRLLMLDYRARYIPVKQDSPEVSLSKPDLVFETDDDDLDALLSSSADSDQSEQTNVHPMDVQMAVFHCSDRFFKQNMITKLSQCQYALPLLVPDPVTMDIDCPLWTFRQLRKSWKIKDNSNIVTMKSSPICKAKTPMVSFLRLGSLSLSKSQLMNTLINDRHNTFFHRNCPGSTKSRHFMDGVAEIAWYCPAGKPNDEFTDCIAFCNLHGDALLMKKQCDIVTEKSSVNVVLVPSLEKGDTHFGLISALYKSPKPLIILLADNDRGAVQAKKGKYKMGLKDRSQSNISKELKKIIGDILSGPHASFQLETMTEVSGIRVDEDDTICQKGKFNAMKIVGLLQKTGVSKIKNEFFPCQGHKWHKWCRINKELHHLKGHIEKEKCQKQQELMQIRRDRCDASCSEPMKLFIESLSSLPSTDKEYFLKWTQILIDALSTDDLTSILQSYDEKWSEVLALKKKHDKSDELRRKHTELDRLSTKLQSATFGLEHIFREMGQIYEAHASLQKLTSEQTDWSKYPELAAELMISGHPMELMDGDAGHVPLTWICSLLDNVIKKLGDKRVFVLSVLGVQSSGKSTMLNAMFGLQFAVSAGRCTKGAFMQLVKVSEEIKTDFQFDYVLVVDTEGLRALELEGNATLRHDNELATFVVGLGNMTLINIFGENPAEMQDVLQIVVHAFMRMKKVKLSPSCVFVHQNVTDIAAAEKNMDGKRRLQEKLDQMTQLASKEEVCDAECFSDVIAFDVQKDVKYFAQLWEGSPPMAPPNPGYSESIQELKTFILSKASQSAGITLSQFKSKIHDLWNALMNENFVFSFKNTLEIAVYRKLEIQYGNWTWALRSNMLTIENGLHTRIENGKLDKVELNYLHKEMSKTYGEIKKAMTTYFDDDRDKEMLVQWRGRFEKKIKEFLDEQVRGVKRKLEDVIQQKNACKKLDDKKTEFENKLLQKSKELAHQLKDKAKDEEQLKKHFNSDWSGWVKELTADTKPIEDINYEEDQSTILQELGFEWSLIDESKSSGRYTEISQLGDYDHYVTLTKHKELCDTSQQSQGEERENKTNKNQKGQGSYSLSSAWMSLKTIFGIVATPQVEKRTSGRFLPYEEQQLITSLIDDVEQQTIAMIKKKPVATRGYSLTYLQEVANNVKEKVAEFESKSKYALKKEFTVDLILFVFHRAESWLSESHKKFKGNNDALSYVESKKMQYYNIFRSFCKGNSSAVVLGELICEKLKVSIVEAVCNKTAIDLAGEMRCTFPAFSGNRLNLEKQVLKSLAEKEDFDGFITYILHPRNQVETFIKEEVQKYIFTDKKDKARKILKKNVEDIKKRLSQALYDATEKVKKQSEDPDMWLKEFSSFLKDQLTFNTFCCQNFSDINNFDFLKEETEKGLVSVIKEVSKLSLDKIKKFRMKPDQILIDQLCNCCWVTCPFCAAVCTNTIADHSPDKHNVPFHRPSGIKGWHIRGTVELVTDFCTTLVASDRRFYLRYDSDVTVPFKEYQKAGEKYATWQITPDKSKLIYWKWFVCRFQEQLENHYTLKFQGSGEIPSEWRNYSKQEAIESLDEMYNL